Sequence from the Paenibacillus riograndensis SBR5 genome:
GGATGAAAAACCGATCGATGTTCGATTTAGCAAAAGACCTGCGGCCAGAAAAACAATGCTTATGCAAAAGCTTGCAAGACCGACACTAACTCCGAGACTTTTATGCAATCCATCCAACAAAACCGTTAAGGTATCAGACCCGATATTGCACTCGATAAATAAATTAACGGCTAGTGCGCTTAACGCCGTGGCGACGACCACAATCAGCAATCGTCCGCCAAATTTCCTTAGGGCCGGGAAGTTGCGCAACCTCAATCTAAATTTTCTCCATTGGAAGCGATCACTTTTTGCATCCAAGAAAAACTGTCTTTTTTGAGACGCTTTTTACTACCGTTGCCGCGGTCATCCTGGTCGACATAAATAAATCCGTAGCGTTTGCTCATTTCCGAGGAAGAACAGCTAATAATATCAATTGGGCCCCAAGCATAATAACCTCTTAAATCCACCCCGTCTTTAATGGCCTCTTTCATTTGTTCAATATGGGCCCGGTAATAGTCAACCCGGTAGGAATCATGGATGGAACCGTCTTCTTCCAAGGTGTCATGGTAGCCGATCCCGTTTTCCGTGATATAAATAGGGCACTGATACCGGTCATAAAACAGGTTGAGAAAAGTGCGCAGACCGATCGGATCAATCGTCCATCCCCAAGGGTTGGCCGGAAGTTCAGTATTGCGGTAAGGTCCTGTTTTGTTCTTCATGCTTTCTGCATCATAAATGCGGGTATAGTAGTAGGAGAAGGACATAAAGTCCGCCGTATTTTTCAGTGCCTCTTCATCGCCCTCTGCAAATTCGACAGTGATGTTATTGTCGGCGAAATAACGGAAAGCATAACCCGGATAATATCCGCGAAGCAGAATATCGGAGAAAAAGTACTCCATTTGATTTCTGCGCACGGTGGCAAAGATGTCTTCCGGCCGGCAGGTAGCCGGATAAGCCGGTCCCCCACACAGCATCATCCCGATTTGCAAGCTGGAATCCAGGCTTTTGGCATATTTCGTGATCAGGCCGCAGGCAACAAATTCATGATGCAAGGCTTGGTATTTGGCGGAGGCCAAATCCTCCACCACATCCTCCGCAATGCCCAGGTGGTTGAAGGATTCATGATCAATCAAATTGATTTGATTGACAATAATCCAATATTTCACTTTTTTATGATACCGGTCAAAAACCACTTGGCCGAAACGGACAAATAAATCAATCAGTTCTCTGGAGTACCACCCTTTATAAGCCGTTGTTAAATGAAGCGGCATTTCATAATGCGATAGGGTGATCATCGGCTCCATGCCGTTCGCTATAATCTCGTCGATCAGGTCATCATAAAATTTCAAGCCTGCTTCATTAGGCTGAGCTTCGTCGCCATTCGGAAAAATTCTTGTCCAGTTAATCGAGGTGCGGAAGGTTTTGAGTCCCAGTTCCCCTAACAGCTTCAAGTCTTCTTTATAGGTGTGATAGAAATCAATTCCCCAACGTTTCGGGAAAATCCGGTCTTCGCTTTTAATAGCTTCATTAATATAGTCCGTAGTCAGCTCCAAATTCGACTTCTTATCTAAAGGAATTCCATCCATATATTCATTAATATCTGCTACGCTTAAACCTTTTCCGTCTACATTGTAAGCACCTTCGAGTTGATTGGCGGCAACGGCTCCCCCCCATAAAAAATCGGATGGGAATCCTGTTGGAATGTTCTTCATTTTATTACTTCCTTTCATTTTTTATTGATTATTTATTTATTGATCATTTCCAGTTGGGTCAGCCTCTGATTAAAGCTCTCGAAAATATCAATTAACCGCTTGGCAATATTAATTTCACTATAAATTGTCATTAACGTGTCTTGGGCATGGGCAAATAAAACGGAGTACTCCCCTTTCGCCCCTTCGGTTTCTTTTTGGATGCAATTCGTTTGCACGCGATGAGCGATGACAATTTCCGCATTGGCTAATTTCATCTTCTCCTTAGCCCCGGCAAAGTCGCTTTTTTCAATATCCTTTAGCGCATCCGTACAATGCTTTCTTGCTTCCCCTGCGTGCAAAATGATTTGCATTGCATCTTGAGCCACTTCTTCAGAAGTCATAATAAAGTCTCCTTAACAGATTAATTGGCTTGCGGCAATTCTTTTTCAAGTTCTTGCTTTTCGTAGGCTTTGAAAAATGGATACCAAATCAGCGTAGCTGCCGTGACAACGATAAGCATCAGGATAATCCCTGTAATGGTTCCCGTTGTAACCCACGTAGAGATTGGAAAAGGAACGTACCACATATCGAAAACCACTTTCGGGATGGGGCCAAAGTGAATGACTTTGGTTCCGATCCAAACGATCAACGGCAAGACCAAACCATTGATCCACATCGGCAGCATCATAATGGGATTCCATACGATTGAACCAAACACTAAAGGCTCGTTGATATTAAAGATGGATGGTACCAAACTTGCGCGTCCCAGCGCTTTTAGCTTGGTGCTTTTAGAAAGCAGATGCATAAAGGCCAGCGGCAACGTACAGGCCACGCCTCCAACCCACAGGTATGCTGAATAAATCGTTTCGGCTGTTACGAGATTATGCGCCCCCGCGGTAGCGTTGGCCATAATAGCCGCCAGAAAGATCGGTTTGGTGACAGGGGTTAGAATCCAACTGGAAATCCCCATGGAATATAAGAAACAGCTGATAAACAAAATTAGCATGAATCCCCAAGGCGTCTCTACCACGCTCGCCAACGGCATAAAAATATTCAAAATGATGTTGTAGATATCAATATGAACGAGATCGACCAACACCCAGGCCAGAATGATAGTTACCCCAATCGGAAGCATGGAATCAAACCAGGCTCTGACAAAGTCCGGGATGACGGATTCTTCTTTGAAAAACGAGAATTTTCCGAACAGACTCATGATATAACCCGTGATAAGAGCGGCAATGATAGCAACGAACATGCCGCCGGTTCCCAAAGAACTATGCTTGAAACCAACCGTACCGTCCTTTACAACTTGGGGAGTAACGATGATCAAAAAAGTAATCAGGCTTGTACATCCGGCAATAAAGCGCTGTTTTCTCAGCTTCTTCTTTTCCATCAAGTTGAACGGAATCAGGAAAGAAACCAGCAGCGAAAGCATGCCCATCGTCCACCCAAAGGGAACCCAAAAGTCAGGGTAGTTTTTGATATGATACACATCTCCAGGTATAGTCAGAAGGCAAAATACCGATCCTAAAAGAATAAAAGGCAATAGCTGCATAACAGAATCTTTAAGTGTGATAACCCATACATTGTTATTGACTTTATTCATCTTCGGAGAAAAGTCATTTTTCAGCCATTCTATTAATTTGTTCATTTCTGTTATCCCCTTTAAATTTTCAATTCGCTCAGCAAATCATTTAAAGCGGCTTCCCCATCTAAGGTGGAATAATAAGAAGGCTTCATTAAGAGCACTTTGACATCGGAATCTCTGGTAAGCTCTTCGATTTCATCAACGATATAAGCCAAGTGGGGACCGACTAACAAAGCATCGATATCATCGATATAATTTTCGATTTCCGCTTCCCCTCTGGCTATGATATCCATATTCAGGTTTCTCTTTTTGGCGGCCTTGCGAATATTGGCAGCCATAAAACCGGAGCTTGCTCCCGACCCGCAAACCAACAACACATGTAACATTTCGCTTGAATTTGCCATGGTAATCCTCCTTGCTTTTATTTATAATGTTTTGACAGCGCTATCTTTGTTACAACCAAACTATAATACAAACCCCGAAACGGGCTCAAATAAAAAACTGCACCCCTATGGTGCAACATTTTAAAGCGAGGGATGCAACATGAAAACGCAGTATATTGATTTGATTCAATATTTAAGCTCACAAAACAATAAATGGGTATCATCACAAAGTTTGGCGAGCAAATATGACGTGTCCAAGCGCACCATCAAATCTTATATCAGTGAAATTAATGCTATTCACCACGGGTTAATCCTATCGTCGAATAAAGGTTATAAGGTTGATACCCATCAAGTAAACAGGTTTCTAACCAGTGAACAAAAAGCCATCCCGCAAACCCAACCCGAAAGAATGGCTTATATTCTGAAAAAACTGGTGCAAACCAATGAGCCCATTTACATTTACGATTTAAGTGACGCTCTTTTTATCAGCGAATCAACGCTTAGACTTGATTTAAAGCTGGTCAAAGAAAAACTTACCAAGAATAATTTGGAATTGCAGTTGATTAAGGATCATGTTCGTTTACAGGGGAAAGAAAAAGATAAACGCAAGTTAATGAGTAGTATTTTATACGAAGAGGCTAATGGAAGTTTTATTGATATTGATAAAATCAAAGGAGTTTATAAAGAGTTAAATATCGATTACATTCGGGAAGTTGTCATTGGAACCTTTTCTGCGCATCACTTTTTTACGAATGATTATTATTTAACCGACGTGATTATCCACATCACCATTGCATTGGACAGAATGAAACATGATTTTCAGTTTTTAAATAAAACCTTGAATTATAGCATGGACAACAACGCATTTTTAATCGCTAAAGAAATCGCCTCAAAATTAGAATCGTATTTTCATGTAACCTATCCGGAAGAAGAAATCGCTGACTTGGCGATCTTAATTTCGTGCAATGGGACCAATGTTAACTTTACGCAAATTGAAGTAAGCGACCTGGAAAATATCGCCGGTATAGATTGCATTGATTTGGTAAGTGAAATAGCCGTTGACCTGGACAAGTATTACTATATCAGTATCGCCGATTCTGATTTTATTACACGTTTTACACTACATGTAAAAAACCTTTTAATGAGATTAAAAAATCATCATTCAACGAAAAATCCATTAACGAACAGTATCAAAAGAGAATGTCCGCTCATTTATGATTGCGCTGTTCATGCTTCACATGTGATTAAAGAACGAACCGGTTATACCATTAGCGATGATGAAATTGCTTATTTGGCTTTTCACCTGGGGTATGCCATTGAATTGCAGCGGCAATCGAACGTAAAAATCTCGTGCACGGTGCTGTTTCCGCTTTACTACAATATGAATGTGCAAATCATCAATAAATTACAGCAGTATTTTGGCGATGATATTTCGATTCACTCGATTGTAACGGATGAGAGCGATTTGAGTCATGCAACAAGTGATTTTATTATTTCCTCTGCCCAATTGCATAAGATTCCGGAAGTGCCCTATGTCGTGATTACCCCATTTTTTATCGAAAGCGACCGGGAAAAAGTATCGGACAAAATTTTTGAATTAAAAGAACAAAAAAAGAAAAATCAGTTTAAAATCAATTTAGAATCCTTTTTGGACGAAAGGCATTTTTGCAGCTCTACAAAACGGTCTGACAAAGAAGACGTTTTACGTTTTATATGTCAAATTATGAATCAAGACGGTTATACGGACGATGATTTCTTCTGCAAAATTATGGAGCGGGAAGCCATGTCATCTACTGCGTTCGGACAAGTTGCTATCCCTCATGCGATAAAAATGGACTCCCGTAAAACAGGTATGTTCATTTATTTAAATCCAAATGGAATTCAATGGGATACTTCTACCGTGAAAATTGTATTATTACTCACCGTAAGCGGAGAGGACCGAAAAATATTCCGCGATGTATTCGATGCACTCGCCACCATATTGACGGACGATAAAAATGTGAACCTGTTATCTTCTATGCATAGCTTCGATGATTTCATCAATAAATTAATCGCTTGCTGGGAATAAATCTATCTATATAGGAATTGGCTTCACTTTCCGTGTGATTGCACTTTCTACAATAGAAAGCTAAGATTCTTGCGGCGAATCGCATTCTGCTGTATTTCGTGCAGTAGATTTCTTGATTTGGAGCCAAAAGCGACTTTTTCGCCCGATTCTGCTGTACAGAGTGCAATAGATTCCATTTCCCCGCTGATTTAAGGATCATCTGTTGTAGAAAGTGCAATTGAATGCTGGCTATAGCCCAGTCTGAGCTTTAATAATTCTCCCCGCGGTAATAACGCTCAAGCTTGTGCTCCAAGTGAACGAGTTGAGCTTTTTTCTTGTCGATATCGTCCAGCAGGGCTTGTTTCTGGTCCTGGATGAGCTTGATCCTCTCAGGCAAGGTGGATGTTCCGGCTTTGACCATGTCGTAGTACTTCTTAATCTCCTCTACACTCATTCCGGTTTCACGCAGGCATCTAAGAAAGATCAGCCAATTAATCTCGTCATCGGTATACAGCCGATTGTTCTGTTCGTTGCGGACAACCGGATCGAGCAGACCCTTTCTCTCATAAAAACGGATTGCCCCTATGTTGAGCCCTACTTTTGCGGCGACTTGTCCTATCGTAAAAATCTTAATCACTTCCTGACATTTAGTGTTGACCTACACTTAGTGTAGCATAGTAAGCTACGAATTGTGATAGATACTATTCCGCAGAAAGAAGGATAACCATGACAAAAATTGCTTTGGTAACGGGTGCGAATAAAGGGATTGGATTCGAAATCGCCAGACAGCTTGGTGAAGCAGGCTGGAAAGTATTGCTGGGCGCACGCAGCATCGAACGGGGGAAAGCAGCCGTTGCTGAATTAACCAGCCAAGGATTGGATGTGGAGTTCCTGCAGATTGACATGACAAGTCTGGAGAGTATTGAACAGGCAGCCGGTACCCTCCGGAACAACTATCCCGGGTTAACACTTTTAATTAACAATGCAGGTATGCCGGGCGCTTTCTCCAGCTCGTTCAGCAATACTCAGGAAGAGCATTTACGGGAGGCCTTTGAAGTGAACTTCTTCGGAACCTTCCGCTTGAATCAGCGTCTTCTCCCATTAATTACAGAAAATGATGGAACGATTGTGAACGTCTCCACCGATATGGCGTCACTGCACTTTATGCAGAATGCGGAATACGCACTGAATGCGTTCGACTACAATTCCTCCAAAACGGCAAACAATGCGATGACGGTAGCCATGGCCATAGAATTAAAAAACAGCAAAGCTCAGGTATTCGCCGTAACTCCCGGGTTTACGAAGACTGACTTAAACGGCAATGCTGAAGGTGGAAAATCCAAAGAAGCCGGGGCGGCCATTATTGTAGGCTATGCCACGGACGGCAAACGTCACAACGGTGAGTTTTTGGATATTAACGGGGTTTACGCGTGGTAAAACAGAACCGCCACAACAGGCTCCTGCATCTACATTACAGGGCTGCCAAAAAACCGGGGAAGCCTGTGCTTCCCCGGTTTGTATTGCTGCGCCAGCTGCAAGATTTATTCCTGTTTCCGCTTAACGCTCCCATGGCTACTCCCGATCCAGCGGCTGCTGCAGCCCGTCCTCATAGAAATCGAACACGAGCTGCTGCTGCGTGCCTTTTACCGCATAGAATACATCTGCCAGCGTCTTCCCCTTCTGCTTCTTGTCCAGCTCCTTCTCCAGCCACTCCCGGGTCAGGCCGTGCTGCTTGAGATTGTCCTCAACCAGCTTGCCGTCCATAATCAGCTCCACGGGAAAAACCTGCGGTTTCAGCGCCAGCCCCAGATCCTGCTTCGTGACGGACTGGTACGCTTCCTTCTTGAGAACAGAAACCTGTCCGTTATCCTCAAGCACGGCATAATCAACCTCTTCAATATTAAAAATCTCCTTCTTCCTCAGCGCCTGGTCCAGCGAATCCATGGTATAGCGGATCTTCCGCATGTTGGCTTCCATGATTTTGCCTTCCTCGATCAGGACCGTGGGGGAACCGGAAATCCAGCTGCGCAGGCGGCGGCTTTTGAGGGCAATGAAGGAGAGCAGGAACGAGGTAGCCGTTATAACAACAATGGACAGGACAAGATAGGTGAATTTCAGATTGACATTGAACGCCAGATTTGCCGCCAAGGAGCCAAGCGTAATACTGATCACGAAATCGTTGGACGTCATATTGGAAAGGGTCTGCTTGCCTAGTATTCTGGGAATTAGCAGCAGCAGGCCCACCGATAGAATGGTTCTCATCAGAATCTCTGCATAGTTCATTTTCCAGCCTCCTCCCCACCATTATTTCCAAACGGGTTCAAAAGAAACGGGAGCCGGGGAATTGCGGGGAGGAAATTCATTTCGAGTTGCTCTTGCCTATTTAACCGACTGCAAATGCTCTTCGAGGCGGTCCCAGGTTTCGGTAATGCCTTGCTCCATACCCATATCCATGACCGTCTTGAGCGCTTCAGCCGATTCATATTTCGAACGGCTTACCAGCTTTGTTTTTCCGTCATATTCTTCAAAGAGCATCGTAACCAGTGTGGACGGCATGCCTTCGGCTTCATTGCCTTCCGCATCCGAGAAGTAATCGGTGTAGACGACTTTCTCCCCGTCAACAATTTCATGGTAGACCCCTTTGCCCCAGGACTCCATTCCGAAGAAGTCCCCCTGCTTCTCGTCGACACACTTCATACAGTAATGCCAAATGCCGCCCGGACGAAAATCTACGGTGCAAACGGGAACAATCCAGCCGCGCGGGCCCCACCATTGCTTCAAATGCTCCGCCTCGGAGAATACTTTGAATACAAGCTCGCGGGGTGCATCGAATACACGTTCAAGAACCAGTTCAAGGCCTTCTACTCTGGAAATCATTTTGGACATTTCAATTCCCTCCTGTAAGTAACGTTCATTGTTATTCCTTGCCTTGGGATTGCAGGTGCCGCAGGTACTCATCCAGATTGTCGAAGCGTTCATTCCACATCTTCCGGTAGGCTTCAAGCCATGCATCCAGTGCCTCCAGCGGCTCTGTTCGCAGCCTGTAGTTCCGCCGGTTGGCTTGCGCCTCTACCTCAACCAGCCCGGCTTCCAGCAGGACGCGCAGATGCTTCGAGGCCTGAGGCTGGCGGAGCCCGAGTTGTTCGGCAATCTCGCCTACACTCAGCGGTCCGTCCTTCAGCATTTCTACCATCCGCAAGCGGGTGGGTTCGGCTAATGCGCTAAATGTCGTTGTGTCCATCTTTCCGACGTTCCTTTTGTGAAGCATTTATTATTGTTTAGGTACATTTATAATATACCCTAAAAGGAATATTCCCGTCAAGGAATATTTAAAATATTCTTAGAATTACAATTACTCTATTGGGCGGCTTGGGTTGGCTCATCTACGCCGAATTCAAAGGTACTTTTACCTCTCATTTCAGCATCTAAGCCGCCTGAGACGAATTCAAAGGTACTTTTACCTCTCATTTCACCACTTAGCCTGCCTGAGGCGAATTCAAAGGTACTTTTACCTCTGATTCCAGCATTCGCAGACAATCCGTGCTTGTCTATCATCAAGTTTTAAGCTGGTGATGCAGCCGCAGGGGATTTATAATAACAGAAACATTGAAATTCTGTTCATAGAGTGTAAAGAGAGGAACGGATTACATGCTCATCCTCCAAATCATTACCTGGCTTCTGGCACTTGCTGTACTCCTGTCTGTGATGTGGATCGTCGTAGACACCTGGAGGAACGGGATCTCCCCGATGCCCGCCTCGAAGGCTGTAAGGCTGGCGGTTGCCGGAGAGGTGAACCGGGTGCCCGGCTATGGCACAATTGTCGAAGCAGGGTCCGGTTGGGGCACATTGGGGCTGGATATCATCCGGCATTGTCCGGGCAAAAGATTGACCGGCATTGAGAATTCAAGCCTCCCCTTGTGGGGCTCGCAGCTGCTGGCGCTGATTGCAGCGCGGCTCCAACATTCAGGGAACGGCCGGGAACCGCTTCAAGGCCGGCTCCGCTTCATCCGGGGCAATATCTACCGCGGCTCGTACGCCGATGCCGATATGGTTATCTGCTATTTGTTCCCCGGCGCGATGGAGCGGCTGGCAGTTAAGTTCAGGCAGGAGCTTCCCCCCGGGGCGGTAGTAATCAGTGTTTTTTTCGCCCTGCCGGATATGCAGCCGGTCCGCACAGTCACCTGTAGAGATACGCTGCAAACGAAGCTGTATGTGTATTCCTTTTAAAAATAAAACCAACGCCATGATTCTGTTCTTCTCCCATCTTTATTCCATCACGGCATAGGAGGCTTCCCATGATCGACAAGTCCATTACCGAAGGCGTCATCCGCACCCGCACCAAACTGCGCAAGGATCTGCTGATCTCTATCTTCGATGAATTCGACGGCAGCATTATGGGGCTCAGCCCGGAGAAACGGGCGGAGAAATATTTGAAAATGTCGCAGAGCGCTTTTTCCTTTTACCGGGGCAGTGCCTACTTATTCTATTTCGATACAACCCGCCAGTATTTCCCGTACCACACTGCAGAGGACCGGCCTACCTGGATTCAGGGGGATCTGCACTTCGAGAACTTCGGCGCGATCCGTAGCAGTGACGGGGAAATCGTCTATGACGTCAATGATTTCGATGAGGGCTATGTGGGTTCTTATCTCTACGATCTTCTGCGCATGGCGGGCAGTATCGCTCTGGTGGGCAGACAGCTCGGTTACGGTGAAGCTGAACAGCTAAGCTGTATTGAGCGCTTCGTACAGGCCTATGCCAGACAGATCCGCCGGTTCGCGCAGGGCAAGGACAACCCAGCCACTTATGTGATGGATGAGGGAAGGGCCAAAGGTCCGGTGAAAAAGCTCCTCCGCAAGCTGGAGAAACGCAGACAGGCACATTTTCTGGAGAAGGTTACGGCTCAAATGCAGACTGGCCGGGTGTTTCTGGAGAATTCCGAGCTGGCCGTTCCGGGGCAGGCCGAACAGTCCCTTCTGGAGAGCGCCTGGGCATTCTATATACAGACCATCACTTCCCGCAGCCAGGACGAGAATCACTACCGGATGAAGGACATTGCCGTCAAGCATGGCTCAGGAACCGCCTCCATTGGGCTGGACCGCTATTACATCCTCATTGAGGGTGGACAGGAGCACGAGGATACAGACGATACAGTTCTTGAGGTAAAAGAGGTCCGGGTGCCGGTGCCAGCCTATTTCATGCCCTATTCCGAATCCTTCTGGCAGTATTTTGGACATCAGGGGAAGCGTGTAACAGCGACACAGCAGGCCATGCACCACAAGGCCGATCCATATCTGGGTTTTCTTACGCTGGAGGGAAGACATTTTTATGTAAGAGAACGTTCGCCTTATAAAAAAAGATTGAAGCTGAAAGACATCTCCAGTCCAGAGGATATGAACCGTGTGCTTGAGGGGATGGGCTGCCTGACCGCCAAAATGCATGCCCGGGCCGATATAGATGTAGACCAGGGGATTCTTCCTTATCATAGCGAGGAGGAAATCGCCAAGGCCATGGGGCAGGACCCGGATGCTTTTGCCCGTTATCTCTCCCGGTGGGCTTATGGGTATGCCGATCAGGTGGAGAAGGATTTTGTTGTGTTCACGGAATGGGTGAGCAGAAATGGCAGTGCCGTCCTTGCATAAGGACGGCACTGTTTCAGTAGAAGAAGACAGATAATAGTCGGCCAAAGCCCGGCCACAGGGGAATTATCAGTCCAGCTCGGCGCGGGAGAACAGGTCCCGGATCAGGGACTCATCTTCGCAGGCTTTTTTGAACCCGGCGGCAAATTTAAGGATAGCTTCCCTATTCCCGGAGTATGCGCAGAACATATCGGCTTCCGGGTCAAAATGAACGGTCTCCGCCAGCTCCGGCATTTGCTCTTCCAGATATACGGCCGCCAGGGAGGACCAATCGTAGCCGTTGCCTTCGAAGCCTTCTTCTGCCCGCGACTCGAACAGATCGGCCAAGTAGGTGCCCACACTCAGAATGACGGACATTCCGCCATTCTCCTGCTCCACCAGGATGAACGGGGCAACCTTTCCGGCAGCGGGCACGGCAACGTTCTTCAGCTTGTGCAGCAGTTCCTCTTTGGCCTCGTCCGTGAAGGCAAGCGCGCCGCCCCGTTCTACGATCATTCCCGACCGGATGCGGTCATCCAGCCAATCGGAAATGAACGCCGGCGCATAGCCGCCGGTTCCGAATTCGCCGCCGAACGCGATCATTTTTGAGTAGGCCTCCAGGTATTCGCCGCGGTTCGTATCCGGGTAAGCTTTGATGTATATCCAGAACTGCACATCGTACATCAAGGTAGACCGCTCATCGGCATGGAGAGAAAAATGCCCTTTTTCTTCAACAATAGCCGTACAGATCTTGCGGATTATGCCCTCGATGTTCTCTATCTCCGTGACTTTGCCGCACAGCTCCGCCAGCAGGGGAGAGAAGGCCCCATGAGCTACCTTTCGCAGATCGTCCGCCTTGTCCTCCTCGGATGTATCGAAGACCTCTTCGTTCACCAGCCCGCGTACAAAGCTCTCGAAGTCTTTGGCGAGAAAGGTGATCTCGTAATCGGCTTCCTGATCCACGTGGATCACTGCCGGTTCCCCTTCCCTGCCGCAGGCCCGGTAATCCAGCATGATCACATCATGTCCTGCGGACGGGCAGTCCCCGAACACCACGCCAATATCGGGATACCCCCATTCTTCAATCATGAACCGGCTGCCTAAATCTCCGCACAGCGAATAGGTCTTGTCCCGTCCGATGCCCATAATTCCCGTAATGGCCACATGGTCTTCGGCCCAGGAGGTGCCTTCCTCCGTAGGGAAACAGGTGTCACGGGGAACGCCCCCGTTATGCTGCTTCATCATCTCAATATAAAAAGCCGGCAGCTTATACCCCAGCTCCTGCTCCACAGAAGCAATCAGCTCGTCCGTGGGCGGCTCGGACACATACGACTCCAGCGCATAGTCGCTATCCTCCCAGAAGTCAACGAACTCCCGGGGATCAAAGCGCCCACCGCCGGAACGAACTCCACCGCTGGACTGCGCAGCCGCAAAACGCTGCTGTTCCCGCGCCTCCCGCCCGGCCGCCCGGCGGCTCCAGTCAAGCAGCTGAAGAACTGCCTCATCTCCAGGCTCCAGCTCATCGGCAAGCTCAAATTCACGGACTGCCTGATCGTATTGCTTCAGATAGTAATAGGCATACCCCACACGGTAGTGCCAGATGGGGTCCTGCTCCCCTTGCTCCGCAATGCTCAGCAGCTGTTCCAGCGCTTCGTTGTAGCGGTCCAGATTGTTCAGTGCCCTGCCGAGCTGGCCAATGAGCACATAATCCCTGTCCGGTTCAGGAATGTCCATAATGGCTTCTAC
This genomic interval carries:
- a CDS encoding DUF2252 domain-containing protein; the encoded protein is MIDKSITEGVIRTRTKLRKDLLISIFDEFDGSIMGLSPEKRAEKYLKMSQSAFSFYRGSAYLFYFDTTRQYFPYHTAEDRPTWIQGDLHFENFGAIRSSDGEIVYDVNDFDEGYVGSYLYDLLRMAGSIALVGRQLGYGEAEQLSCIERFVQAYARQIRRFAQGKDNPATYVMDEGRAKGPVKKLLRKLEKRRQAHFLEKVTAQMQTGRVFLENSELAVPGQAEQSLLESAWAFYIQTITSRSQDENHYRMKDIAVKHGSGTASIGLDRYYILIEGGQEHEDTDDTVLEVKEVRVPVPAYFMPYSESFWQYFGHQGKRVTATQQAMHHKADPYLGFLTLEGRHFYVRERSPYKKRLKLKDISSPEDMNRVLEGMGCLTAKMHARADIDVDQGILPYHSEEEIAKAMGQDPDAFARYLSRWAYGYADQVEKDFVVFTEWVSRNGSAVLA
- a CDS encoding ArsR/SmtB family transcription factor: MDTTTFSALAEPTRLRMVEMLKDGPLSVGEIAEQLGLRQPQASKHLRVLLEAGLVEVEAQANRRNYRLRTEPLEALDAWLEAYRKMWNERFDNLDEYLRHLQSQGKE
- a CDS encoding Imm51 family immunity protein codes for the protein MEENLLEQLAQWHEEDEFAKIVEAIMDIPEPDRDYVLIGQLGRALNNLDRYNEALEQLLSIAEQGEQDPIWHYRVGYAYYYLKQYDQAVREFELADELEPGDEAVLQLLDWSRRAAGREAREQQRFAAAQSSGGVRSGGGRFDPREFVDFWEDSDYALESYVSEPPTDELIASVEQELGYKLPAFYIEMMKQHNGGVPRDTCFPTEEGTSWAEDHVAITGIMGIGRDKTYSLCGDLGSRFMIEEWGYPDIGVVFGDCPSAGHDVIMLDYRACGREGEPAVIHVDQEADYEITFLAKDFESFVRGLVNEEVFDTSEEDKADDLRKVAHGAFSPLLAELCGKVTEIENIEGIIRKICTAIVEEKGHFSLHADERSTLMYDVQFWIYIKAYPDTNRGEYLEAYSKMIAFGGEFGTGGYAPAFISDWLDDRIRSGMIVERGGALAFTDEAKEELLHKLKNVAVPAAGKVAPFILVEQENGGMSVILSVGTYLADLFESRAEEGFEGNGYDWSSLAAVYLEEQMPELAETVHFDPEADMFCAYSGNREAILKFAAGFKKACEDESLIRDLFSRAELD
- a CDS encoding SRPBCC domain-containing protein, whose amino-acid sequence is MSKMISRVEGLELVLERVFDAPRELVFKVFSEAEHLKQWWGPRGWIVPVCTVDFRPGGIWHYCMKCVDEKQGDFFGMESWGKGVYHEIVDGEKVVYTDYFSDAEGNEAEGMPSTLVTMLFEEYDGKTKLVSRSKYESAEALKTVMDMGMEQGITETWDRLEEHLQSVK
- a CDS encoding class I SAM-dependent methyltransferase; protein product: MLILQIITWLLALAVLLSVMWIVVDTWRNGISPMPASKAVRLAVAGEVNRVPGYGTIVEAGSGWGTLGLDIIRHCPGKRLTGIENSSLPLWGSQLLALIAARLQHSGNGREPLQGRLRFIRGNIYRGSYADADMVICYLFPGAMERLAVKFRQELPPGAVVISVFFALPDMQPVRTVTCRDTLQTKLYVYSF